One stretch of Pseudoramibacter sp. DNA includes these proteins:
- a CDS encoding RICIN domain-containing protein, protein MTENTNHNLNKWWLIGIIAIAFCLIQVPIFAASSVELNNGKTFVAQIWSNDQQKVLTNNNGTLSFENNTNSTNQAWTFIYDDTRNVYSIVSKSTSLFLTVGSDIDGAKVTTGTSTQSYGQMWNVMLEDNNTFSLRPSSSLAKVLTLDNSGVLIKTAQKTDQQKYKISILSADQINALTPAGTSNNNTSDNNSSSNNNTSNNSTTDNNTSKDNNSASDSSTNNNTDNNRSNSTTDNTSKDNNSSSNSSTNTNKDSNSTSSDTNKVANVDLGDSFTARIKHKASGKSVAVGDSDNVVLQSVNNYKEQGWQFTKNSDGSYTISSLSDTSKVLDVYEATDANNTNIIIYKSHDASNQKFYIRETTSGSGVYYLQPESSNTRVMDLAGNNTADGANIQLYDNNGTAAQQFTIEKADASGFTTKPVVNKRQQVISIAQSQLGTREGTNNYTKYGVWYSSYVGSSVYQHAAWCAMFVSWCGNQAGLSSDIFYYHAYCPSGVSWYQKKGEWKWKGYAPKMGDIVYYDWNGDRVVDHVGLVESYNSSTGNITTIEGNYSDQVKRRTINYKSSSIFGYASPNY, encoded by the coding sequence ATGACAGAAAATACAAATCACAATCTCAATAAATGGTGGCTGATTGGAATTATTGCAATAGCTTTTTGCCTCATTCAGGTGCCAATTTTTGCAGCTTCCAGTGTAGAATTGAATAATGGCAAAACTTTTGTAGCTCAAATTTGGTCGAATGATCAACAGAAAGTATTAACTAACAATAATGGGACATTAAGTTTTGAGAATAATACGAATTCTACAAATCAAGCTTGGACTTTTATCTACGATGATACAAGGAATGTTTACTCAATTGTATCCAAATCAACGTCATTGTTTTTAACCGTTGGTTCTGATATAGATGGCGCAAAAGTTACCACAGGCACCTCGACGCAGTCTTACGGGCAAATGTGGAATGTTATGTTGGAAGATAACAATACATTTTCTTTAAGGCCATCCAGTTCTTTAGCTAAAGTGTTAACATTGGACAACAGTGGTGTTTTGATCAAAACTGCTCAGAAAACGGATCAGCAAAAATATAAAATTAGTATTTTGTCAGCTGATCAGATCAATGCTTTGACACCTGCAGGAACGTCCAATAATAATACATCAGACAATAATAGTTCCTCAAATAATAATACGTCGAATAACAGTACAACAGATAATAACACATCCAAAGATAACAACTCGGCTTCAGATTCTTCAACAAACAACAATACCGACAATAATAGATCTAATAGCACCACTGACAATACTTCAAAAGACAATAATTCATCTTCTAATTCATCAACAAACACAAATAAAGATTCAAACTCAACATCATCGGATACCAACAAAGTAGCAAATGTGGATTTAGGAGATTCCTTTACAGCCAGAATTAAACACAAAGCCAGTGGAAAATCTGTTGCAGTCGGTGATTCTGATAATGTTGTACTCCAATCTGTAAATAATTATAAGGAACAAGGATGGCAATTTACGAAAAATTCAGATGGTTCCTACACAATCTCCTCTTTATCGGATACATCTAAAGTATTAGATGTTTACGAAGCAACAGATGCGAACAATACAAATATTATTATTTATAAATCCCATGATGCATCTAATCAAAAATTTTATATTCGAGAAACGACGTCAGGGTCTGGTGTGTATTATTTGCAGCCAGAAAGCAGTAATACACGCGTTATGGATTTAGCTGGCAATAATACTGCAGATGGTGCTAATATTCAACTATATGATAATAATGGAACGGCCGCTCAGCAATTTACGATTGAAAAAGCGGATGCTTCCGGATTTACAACGAAACCCGTTGTAAATAAAAGACAACAAGTGATCTCCATTGCGCAATCTCAGCTTGGGACAAGAGAAGGTACGAATAATTACACAAAATATGGCGTATGGTATAGCAGTTATGTGGGCTCAAGTGTGTATCAACACGCAGCATGGTGCGCAATGTTTGTTTCCTGGTGCGGAAATCAAGCAGGTCTTTCAAGTGATATCTTTTATTATCATGCATATTGTCCATCAGGTGTGAGCTGGTATCAAAAAAAGGGAGAATGGAAATGGAAGGGCTATGCTCCTAAAATGGGTGACATTGTATATTATGACTGGAATGGAGACAGGGTTGTAGATCATGTCGGATTAGTTGAGTCATACAATAGCAGTACAGGCAATATTACGACTATTGAAGGCAATTATAGCGATCAAGTCAAACGCAGAACAATCAACTATAAATCAAGCTCCATTTTTGGATATGCTTCTCCGAATTATTGA
- a CDS encoding Mrp/NBP35 family ATP-binding protein, with protein sequence MAEIPKPNFKVDLNPLSSIKKVIGIVSGKGGVGKSTVTSELAVALNRAGKKVGIMDADITGPSIPKAFGINEKARGSEQYFYPVSSRQGIDIISMNLLLENDTDPVIWRGPVIAGAVKQFWTDVVWGEKDVLLIDMPPGTGDVPLTIFQSLPVDGIIIVTSPQDLVSMVVEKAVNMAKMMNINVTGVIENYSYFQCPNCGEKVNIFGESHIEDISKEKNIKLLDRIPIDPNIAKKMDQGKIEEISDLSHLNNTIKELI encoded by the coding sequence ATGGCAGAAATTCCAAAACCTAATTTTAAAGTTGATCTCAATCCTTTGAGTTCAATTAAAAAAGTAATTGGCATCGTGAGTGGGAAAGGTGGCGTTGGCAAATCAACAGTTACATCCGAACTTGCCGTAGCACTGAATAGAGCTGGAAAAAAAGTCGGCATTATGGATGCAGATATTACGGGCCCATCCATTCCAAAAGCTTTTGGCATTAATGAAAAAGCTCGTGGATCTGAACAATACTTCTATCCGGTATCTTCTCGACAAGGTATTGACATCATTTCAATGAATTTGTTACTGGAAAACGATACTGATCCTGTAATATGGCGCGGCCCTGTTATTGCAGGTGCTGTTAAGCAATTTTGGACTGATGTTGTTTGGGGAGAAAAAGATGTTTTGCTTATTGATATGCCTCCAGGGACAGGTGATGTTCCGTTAACTATTTTCCAATCTTTGCCGGTTGATGGCATTATTATTGTGACTTCACCTCAAGATTTGGTTTCCATGGTTGTCGAAAAAGCAGTCAATATGGCAAAAATGATGAATATTAATGTTACGGGTGTCATTGAAAATTATAGTTATTTTCAATGTCCAAACTGTGGTGAAAAAGTCAATATTTTTGGGGAAAGTCATATTGAAGACATCTCCAAAGAAAAGAACATTAAATTATTAGATCGAATTCCTATTGATCCTAATATAGCAAAAAAAATGGATCAGGGGAAAATAGAAGAAATCAGTGATCTTTCTCATTTAAATAATACAATCAAAGAATTAATATAA
- a CDS encoding G5 domain-containing protein — MNFGKKKAFLIIIVAFICAGVFLGINHSSGKIKISYDPNDGTSKISTKTIQSQKGKTLQKVLESNGYNIDKELYQYSVSLSTPSTKVKSLQIKKRANGVITIGKKKIKYSSAQKNISGLLKEKNITVNKDDIVSPGLSTALTAKVKKINIIRVTKTKIASTEEIPYQTEVVASDSVAQGDSKVEQSGSNGKKEVVSEAVYHNGVLVSSKTKSSTVTVQPTSMKVSMNPSDISSSTNAANSTDIQEDSNSSSSTSTNSGTTTDNSTNSNNSDIAKTSDKSGTSTTTNKNSNSDDSKSKGDTDTNNNNSSASNSSESNSASQSQNSNSSNDSTSGNQNTSTTDTKKTTDTNSNNNSSTSTTDEKTTTKTVTSTVAIPHQSYNIYVSNLEKGKTQITTQGVDGEKTVATEMTYKGDQLISQKVVSEAVTKQPVTEVIAVGTKEAASSTSQAAASDTSSQSSTNTSGTTSDSSNSTANSNSASSSSTTTGYAFSQYVSQTKNITYNNKTENLSSTDFDLLCAVVAQEDNSSYEGALAVVSCIMNRADSGKWGGSTAIAVIKAKGQFSAYLSGAYKKYLNGKTPSYVQAAVKDCVYGGVRNHKYLSFQAGKKKNSVKIGGNYYQ, encoded by the coding sequence ATGAATTTCGGAAAAAAGAAGGCATTTCTGATTATTATCGTTGCTTTCATTTGTGCTGGAGTTTTTTTAGGAATAAATCATAGCAGTGGAAAAATCAAAATTTCTTATGATCCAAATGATGGAACTTCTAAAATTTCGACAAAAACAATTCAATCTCAAAAGGGTAAAACCCTTCAAAAAGTATTAGAGAGCAATGGATACAATATCGATAAAGAGCTTTATCAATATTCAGTAAGTTTGTCGACACCTTCTACAAAAGTAAAATCACTTCAAATCAAGAAAAGAGCAAATGGTGTTATTACAATCGGCAAAAAGAAAATAAAGTATAGCTCAGCTCAAAAGAATATTAGCGGTTTATTAAAAGAGAAAAACATTACGGTCAATAAAGACGATATTGTTTCTCCAGGCCTGTCAACTGCATTAACTGCTAAAGTGAAAAAAATCAATATTATCCGAGTTACAAAAACTAAAATTGCATCTACGGAAGAAATACCATACCAGACAGAAGTTGTTGCAAGTGACAGTGTAGCTCAAGGGGATTCGAAAGTAGAACAATCAGGTTCAAATGGCAAAAAAGAAGTTGTTTCAGAAGCAGTTTACCATAATGGTGTTTTAGTTTCTTCTAAAACCAAAAGTTCTACTGTAACCGTACAGCCAACGAGCATGAAAGTATCAATGAATCCTTCTGATATTTCATCTTCGACAAATGCAGCGAATTCAACAGACATACAAGAAGATAGTAATAGTTCTTCTTCGACCTCTACTAATTCAGGCACTACTACTGATAATTCAACGAATTCAAATAATAGTGATATTGCAAAAACGTCTGACAAGAGTGGAACGTCTACAACAACAAACAAAAATTCCAATTCTGATGATTCGAAATCAAAAGGAGATACGGATACAAATAATAACAATTCCTCTGCTTCAAATTCGTCTGAATCTAATTCAGCATCTCAGTCGCAGAACAGCAATTCTTCTAATGATTCAACATCTGGCAATCAAAATACATCGACTACGGATACAAAAAAGACCACAGACACTAATTCCAATAACAACTCATCTACATCTACAACTGATGAAAAGACAACCACTAAAACGGTGACTTCGACAGTCGCAATTCCTCATCAAAGTTATAACATTTATGTTTCAAACCTTGAAAAGGGAAAAACACAGATTACTACTCAGGGAGTTGATGGTGAAAAAACAGTTGCAACTGAAATGACTTATAAAGGTGATCAACTGATTTCTCAGAAAGTTGTCTCAGAAGCTGTTACAAAGCAGCCGGTCACTGAAGTAATTGCAGTTGGCACCAAAGAAGCAGCATCTTCAACTTCTCAAGCAGCTGCATCGGACACATCGAGCCAATCATCGACTAATACATCTGGCACCACTAGCGATTCTTCCAACAGTACAGCAAATTCAAACTCGGCGTCATCTTCTTCGACAACAACGGGATATGCATTCAGTCAGTATGTTTCTCAAACAAAAAACATTACATACAACAATAAAACCGAAAATTTAAGCTCTACGGATTTTGATTTATTATGCGCTGTTGTTGCCCAGGAAGATAACAGCAGTTATGAAGGTGCACTTGCTGTTGTTTCCTGTATTATGAATCGTGCGGATTCTGGAAAATGGGGTGGAAGCACTGCCATTGCTGTAATAAAAGCTAAGGGGCAATTTTCAGCTTATTTATCAGGCGCTTATAAAAAGTATCTAAATGGTAAAACACCATCTTATGTACAGGCCGCTGTTAAAGATTGTGTATATGGTGGGGTGAGAAATCACAAATATCTTTCATTCCAAGCCGGCAAGAAAAAGAACTCCGTGAAAATAGGCGGAAACTATTATCAATAA